From Thermosipho africanus Ob7, the proteins below share one genomic window:
- the ackA gene encoding acetate kinase, translated as MIVLVVNSGSSSIKYQLLDMDNEKVLCKGLAERIGIPGSRIVHKKDGEKFVIEHPMANHDEALQLVLQTLKDEKMGAIKDFKEIDAVGHRVVHGGEKFSGSVLIDDEVINAIEEFSYLAPLHNPPNLMGIKAIMKLLPGVPNVAVFDTAFHAKMPKKAYLYAIPYEYYEKYKIRRYGFHGTSHRYVSRRTAEILGLDYNKSKIITVHLGNGASIAAVMNGKSVDTSMGFTPLEGLVMGTRSGDLDPSIVTFLIEKEGLSPEEVYTILNKKSGVLGLTSNFSSDMRDIEDKALENDPLCRLVLDIYEYRIAKYIGAYVAAMNGVDAISFTAGVGENSPITREEICENYLSYLGIKIDKEKNNVKGEERIISTPDSKVKVLIVPTNEELMIARDTKEIIEKGIKKLEY; from the coding sequence ATGATTGTATTAGTTGTAAACAGTGGAAGCTCTTCTATAAAATACCAACTGTTGGATATGGATAACGAGAAAGTTCTTTGTAAAGGCTTAGCAGAAAGAATCGGAATCCCTGGAAGCAGAATAGTACATAAAAAAGACGGCGAAAAATTTGTTATAGAACATCCAATGGCAAATCATGACGAAGCGTTACAGCTTGTTTTGCAAACACTAAAAGATGAAAAAATGGGTGCTATAAAAGACTTTAAAGAAATTGATGCAGTTGGGCACAGAGTTGTTCATGGTGGAGAAAAATTCTCCGGTTCTGTTTTAATAGATGATGAAGTTATAAATGCAATAGAAGAATTTTCATACCTTGCTCCGCTACATAATCCTCCAAACCTAATGGGAATTAAAGCAATTATGAAACTTTTACCTGGAGTGCCTAATGTAGCTGTATTTGATACTGCTTTCCATGCTAAAATGCCTAAAAAAGCTTATCTATATGCTATTCCATATGAATACTACGAAAAATACAAAATCAGAAGGTATGGATTCCACGGAACAAGCCACAGATATGTTTCAAGAAGAACTGCTGAAATACTTGGATTAGACTACAATAAATCAAAAATTATAACTGTTCACTTAGGGAACGGAGCATCAATTGCAGCTGTAATGAATGGAAAAAGTGTAGATACATCTATGGGATTCACACCACTTGAAGGTTTAGTTATGGGAACTCGCTCTGGAGATCTAGATCCTTCAATTGTAACTTTCTTAATTGAGAAAGAAGGTTTAAGTCCTGAAGAAGTTTACACTATCTTAAACAAAAAAAGCGGTGTTTTAGGACTTACAAGCAATTTCAGTTCAGACATGAGAGATATAGAAGACAAAGCTCTTGAAAATGATCCATTATGCAGATTAGTACTTGACATTTACGAATATAGAATTGCAAAATATATAGGTGCATATGTTGCAGCAATGAATGGAGTTGATGCTATATCATTTACAGCTGGAGTTGGAGAAAACTCACCAATTACACGTGAAGAAATTTGTGAAAACTATTTGAGTTACCTTGGTATTAAGATAGACAAAGAGAAAAACAATGTCAAAGGAGAAGAAAGAATAATATCAACTCCTGACTCCAAGGTTAAAGTTCTTATTGTCCCAACCAATGAAGAATTAATGATTGCAAGAGATACTAAAGAAATAATTGAAAAAGGAATTAAAAAACTAGAATATTAA
- a CDS encoding phosphoglycerate kinase, which translates to MEKLTIRDIDLKGKRVIMRVDFNVPMKDGEITDDTRIVEALPTIKYAIENGAIVILLSHLGRPKGERKPEFSLLPVAKRLSELLGKEVTFIPELYGEIVNEKVKNAKEGDVILLENTRFDKGETKNDPELAKKWAELADIHVNDAFGTAHRAHASNVGIAQYIPSVAGFLMEKEIKFLSKATTNPEKPYVVVLGGAKVSDKIGVITNLLDKADKILIGGAMMFTFLKSLGYNVGSSLVEDDKLDLAKRILEQAKEKGTEIVLPVDAVCAQKIEAGVETKTIDIKDGIPEGWMGLDIGPKTVELFRNSISGAKTIVWNGPMGVFEIEDFSNGTKEVAIAIAEETSKGATTIIGGGDSAAAIAKFGLKDKVSHVSTGGGASLEFLEGKELPGIASIANKKKIEN; encoded by the coding sequence ATGGAAAAATTAACAATAAGAGATATAGATCTAAAAGGAAAACGAGTTATAATGAGAGTTGATTTTAACGTCCCTATGAAAGATGGAGAAATCACTGACGATACAAGAATAGTTGAAGCACTTCCTACAATAAAATATGCTATTGAAAACGGTGCTATTGTGATTTTACTTTCACACCTTGGAAGACCAAAAGGCGAAAGAAAGCCTGAATTTTCTCTTTTACCTGTTGCTAAAAGGCTTAGTGAACTTCTTGGAAAAGAGGTTACATTTATTCCAGAACTTTATGGAGAAATTGTAAATGAAAAAGTTAAAAATGCAAAAGAAGGGGATGTTATTTTACTTGAAAACACAAGATTTGACAAAGGTGAAACTAAAAATGATCCAGAACTTGCAAAAAAATGGGCTGAACTTGCCGATATACATGTAAATGATGCATTTGGAACAGCCCACAGAGCTCACGCAAGTAATGTTGGAATTGCACAGTATATACCAAGTGTTGCTGGATTTTTAATGGAAAAAGAAATTAAATTCTTATCTAAAGCTACAACTAATCCTGAAAAACCATATGTTGTTGTATTAGGTGGTGCAAAAGTTTCAGACAAAATTGGTGTTATAACAAATCTTCTTGATAAGGCAGATAAAATTTTAATTGGTGGCGCTATGATGTTTACTTTCTTAAAATCTCTCGGATACAATGTTGGTTCATCTCTAGTTGAAGATGATAAGTTAGATCTTGCAAAAAGAATTTTAGAACAAGCAAAAGAAAAGGGTACCGAAATAGTCCTTCCAGTTGATGCTGTATGTGCTCAAAAAATTGAAGCAGGAGTTGAAACAAAAACAATTGATATTAAAGATGGTATTCCTGAAGGTTGGATGGGGCTTGATATTGGACCTAAAACAGTTGAACTCTTTAGAAATAGCATATCTGGTGCTAAAACAATAGTTTGGAATGGACCAATGGGAGTTTTTGAAATAGAAGATTTCTCAAACGGAACTAAAGAAGTTGCAATTGCTATTGCTGAAGAAACATCAAAAGGAGCTACTACAATCATTGGTGGTGGAGATAGTGCAGCAGCAATCGCAAAATTTGGACTTAAAGACAAAGTATCACACGTTTCAACAGGTGGTGGAGCTTCTCTCGAATTCCTAGAAGGAAAAGAATTACCTGGTATAGCATCAATTGCAAATAAAAAAAAAATAGAAAACTAG
- the gap gene encoding type I glyceraldehyde-3-phosphate dehydrogenase yields MKIAINGFGRIGRLVLRELIRRNSDIEVVAINDLTDAATLAHLFKYDSVHKVLPNEVKATENSIIIDGKEIKIFAERDPENLPWKDLGVDVVVESTGVFRNREGAEKHLKAGAKKVVITAPAKGEDITIVFGCNEEQLSSEHNIISCASCTTNSIASIAKIINDEFKIVTGHLITVHSYTNDQRILDLPHKDLRRARAAAVNIIPTTTGAAKAVAVVVPELKGKLDGMAIRVPTPDGSLTGLSVVVEKATSAEEVNEVIKKATEGKLKGIIGYNTEPIVSSDIVGTRFAGIFDATLTKVMNGTLVNVFSWYDNEYGYTNRVVDTLELVEKKL; encoded by the coding sequence ATGAAAATAGCTATCAACGGTTTTGGAAGAATAGGAAGATTAGTCCTTAGGGAACTTATACGCCGCAATAGTGACATTGAAGTTGTTGCTATCAACGATTTAACTGATGCTGCTACATTAGCTCATCTTTTCAAATATGATTCAGTACACAAAGTACTACCTAATGAAGTTAAAGCTACAGAAAATTCTATTATAATCGATGGTAAGGAAATTAAAATCTTTGCAGAAAGAGATCCTGAAAACCTTCCATGGAAAGATCTTGGTGTAGATGTTGTTGTAGAATCTACAGGAGTATTCAGAAACAGAGAAGGTGCCGAAAAACATTTGAAAGCAGGTGCAAAAAAAGTTGTAATTACCGCTCCTGCCAAAGGTGAAGATATTACAATAGTTTTTGGCTGTAATGAAGAACAACTTTCTTCTGAACACAATATCATTTCCTGTGCATCTTGTACAACAAATTCAATCGCATCAATTGCAAAAATAATTAATGATGAGTTTAAAATAGTAACTGGTCACCTTATTACAGTACACTCTTACACTAATGACCAAAGAATTTTAGACTTACCACACAAAGATCTTAGAAGAGCTAGAGCAGCTGCTGTTAACATAATTCCTACAACAACTGGTGCAGCAAAAGCAGTTGCAGTGGTTGTTCCTGAATTAAAAGGAAAACTCGATGGAATGGCAATAAGAGTTCCAACACCAGATGGCTCACTTACAGGCTTAAGTGTAGTAGTTGAAAAAGCTACTTCAGCTGAAGAAGTAAATGAGGTAATCAAAAAAGCTACTGAAGGCAAATTAAAAGGAATCATTGGTTACAACACTGAACCAATTGTAAGTAGCGACATTGTTGGAACAAGATTTGCTGGAATCTTTGATGCAACATTAACTAAAGTTATGAACGGAACATTGGTAAACGTATTCTCATGGTATGACAACGAATATGGATACACAAATAGAGTTGTTGATACACTTGAATTAGTAGAAAAGAAATTATAA
- the tpiA gene encoding triose-phosphate isomerase, protein MAGNWKMHKTPTESAHFASILLNAFHGEKEFDIIVAPTFISIPAVYEILRDSNIKVAAQNMYFEDEGAYTGEISWKMLKESGVEYVIIGHSERRNIFGETDEMINKKIKKAIEVGLTPIFCVGEKLEEREEGLTFAVVETQIRKGLKNIEDIENVIIAYEPVWAIGTGKVATPAQAQEVHSFIRSLISKMYSKERAEKVRILYGGSIKPNNFFSLIVQPDIDGGLVGGASLKESFIELGKILKQVI, encoded by the coding sequence TTGGCTGGAAACTGGAAAATGCACAAAACTCCAACTGAATCTGCACATTTTGCATCAATATTACTAAATGCATTTCATGGAGAAAAAGAATTTGATATTATAGTCGCTCCTACTTTCATATCAATACCAGCAGTATACGAAATTCTAAGAGATTCTAATATTAAGGTTGCAGCACAAAATATGTACTTTGAGGATGAAGGTGCATACACCGGAGAAATATCTTGGAAAATGTTAAAAGAATCTGGTGTTGAGTATGTAATAATTGGTCATAGTGAAAGACGAAACATATTTGGAGAAACAGATGAAATGATAAACAAAAAGATAAAAAAAGCAATAGAAGTTGGTTTAACTCCTATTTTCTGTGTTGGAGAAAAACTCGAAGAAAGAGAGGAAGGCCTTACATTTGCAGTAGTTGAAACTCAAATTAGAAAAGGATTAAAAAATATAGAGGACATTGAAAATGTAATTATAGCTTACGAACCAGTCTGGGCTATTGGAACAGGAAAAGTTGCAACTCCAGCTCAAGCTCAGGAAGTTCATAGCTTTATAAGGTCACTTATTTCAAAAATGTACTCAAAAGAAAGAGCCGAAAAAGTTAGAATACTTTACGGTGGTAGCATTAAACCAAACAACTTCTTTAGTTTAATAGTACAACCAGACATAGATGGTGGACTAGTTGGAGGAGCAAGTCTTAAAGAAAGTTTCATAGAACTTGGAAAAATTTTAAAACAAGTGATATAA
- the fba gene encoding class II fructose-1,6-bisphosphate aldolase, whose amino-acid sequence MYVNTKDILEKASKEFYAVPAFNINNLEFLIAILEGAVEKNAPVIIETSEGAIKYAGNGDPIRGAKFFVNLVKGYADTLNIPVALHLDHGKNIEYIAAAIKAGYSSVMIDASHEPFEENLKITKEVVKWAHAAGVSVEAELGQLAGIEDNVSAEENVLVDPEQAKIFVEETGVDFLAPAIGTSHGAFKFKGEAKLDFERLEKVKKLTNIPLVLHGASSVPVKYVELAEKYGADLGGAKGVPAEEIKKCVKLGINKVNTDTDLRIAFLAGLRKNLTENVKEFDPRKYFKEGMQFVKDVVMDRLEFLGAAGKAI is encoded by the coding sequence GTAAACACTAAAGATATTTTAGAAAAAGCTAGTAAAGAGTTTTACGCTGTTCCAGCATTTAATATTAATAACTTAGAATTCCTTATCGCAATTTTAGAAGGAGCAGTAGAAAAAAACGCACCTGTAATAATTGAAACAAGTGAAGGTGCAATAAAATATGCTGGAAATGGCGATCCAATTAGAGGAGCAAAATTTTTTGTAAATCTAGTTAAAGGATATGCTGATACTTTAAACATTCCTGTTGCTTTACACCTTGACCATGGTAAAAATATTGAATACATTGCTGCAGCAATTAAAGCTGGTTATTCTTCAGTAATGATCGATGCTTCACACGAACCATTTGAAGAAAATTTAAAAATTACTAAAGAAGTTGTTAAATGGGCTCATGCAGCTGGTGTCTCAGTTGAAGCAGAATTAGGTCAACTCGCAGGTATTGAAGATAATGTTTCTGCTGAAGAAAATGTCCTCGTTGACCCTGAGCAAGCAAAAATATTTGTAGAAGAAACAGGAGTGGACTTTCTTGCTCCAGCAATTGGAACAAGCCATGGGGCATTTAAATTCAAAGGTGAAGCTAAACTAGATTTTGAAAGACTTGAAAAAGTTAAAAAACTAACAAACATCCCATTAGTACTACACGGTGCATCAAGTGTTCCTGTAAAATATGTTGAACTTGCTGAAAAATATGGAGCAGATCTTGGCGGAGCAAAAGGTGTTCCAGCAGAAGAAATCAAAAAATGTGTAAAACTTGGTATTAATAAGGTAAATACTGATACAGATTTAAGAATAGCATTCCTTGCGGGCTTAAGAAAAAATCTAACTGAAAATGTTAAAGAATTTGATCCTAGAAAATACTTTAAAGAAGGAATGCAATTTGTAAAAGATGTTGTTATGGATAGATTAGAATTCTTAGGTGCTGCTGGTAAAGCCATATAA
- the fliI gene encoding flagellar protein export ATPase FliI — MNRLELLKKRFENFNPYQKIGSVSKIVGLTIESKGPDAFLGELCKIITDYKKTLAEVVGFNDNGIILMPLEDISGLKKGCQVLKTGEYVSVPVSEELLGKVIDSLGRPLDGKKIYTKEKVPIVREAPNPLVRKRITTPISVGVRAIDGFLTLGYGQRIGIFAGSGVGKSTLLGMIARNTSADINVISLIGERGREVREFIEKDLKKEGLKRSVVVVSTSDQPALLRVKALLTATSIAEYFRDKGYNVLLMVDSLTRWAIAQREVGLATGEPPTTRGYPPSVFAGLPKILERAGNSDKGSITGIYTVLVESDDFNEPISDTVRGIVDGHIILSRKLAESAHYPAIDILMSVSRLMNDITRKEHKIAALKIKDLLATYYDAKDLIDVGAYKKGTNPKIDKAIELIDEINKFLRQSVDEKMSFEDTVEYLISIANKI, encoded by the coding sequence ATGAATAGATTAGAACTTTTAAAGAAAAGATTCGAAAATTTTAATCCTTATCAAAAGATAGGATCAGTAAGTAAAATTGTTGGATTAACTATCGAATCAAAAGGGCCTGATGCCTTTTTAGGTGAATTGTGCAAAATCATTACCGACTACAAAAAAACCCTTGCCGAAGTAGTCGGTTTTAATGATAATGGAATAATATTAATGCCATTAGAAGACATAAGTGGTCTAAAAAAAGGCTGTCAAGTATTAAAAACAGGTGAATATGTTAGTGTACCTGTTTCTGAAGAATTACTTGGAAAAGTTATAGATTCTCTCGGAAGACCACTTGATGGCAAAAAAATATATACAAAAGAAAAAGTACCTATAGTAAGAGAAGCACCTAATCCATTAGTTAGAAAAAGAATTACTACTCCCATTTCTGTTGGAGTTAGAGCAATAGATGGTTTTTTAACTTTAGGTTACGGTCAAAGAATTGGTATCTTTGCAGGTAGTGGTGTGGGAAAAAGCACGCTGCTTGGAATGATTGCAAGAAACACTTCTGCAGATATTAATGTTATTTCATTAATTGGCGAAAGAGGAAGAGAAGTTAGGGAGTTTATTGAAAAAGATCTAAAAAAAGAAGGTTTAAAACGTTCAGTTGTTGTTGTATCTACCTCTGATCAACCCGCTCTTCTAAGAGTTAAAGCATTACTTACGGCAACTTCTATAGCCGAATATTTTAGGGACAAAGGTTATAACGTCCTCTTAATGGTTGACTCACTTACAAGGTGGGCAATAGCTCAAAGAGAAGTGGGACTTGCAACAGGCGAACCTCCTACAACAAGGGGATATCCACCTAGTGTTTTTGCAGGATTACCAAAAATATTAGAAAGAGCTGGTAATTCTGATAAAGGGAGCATAACCGGTATATATACTGTTCTTGTTGAATCAGATGATTTTAACGAGCCTATATCAGATACTGTAAGGGGTATTGTTGATGGTCATATAATATTATCCAGAAAACTTGCAGAATCTGCACACTATCCCGCAATTGATATTTTAATGAGTGTAAGCAGGCTAATGAATGATATTACTAGAAAAGAACATAAAATTGCCGCATTAAAAATTAAAGATCTTCTTGCCACCTATTATGATGCAAAGGATCTAATTGACGTTGGAGCGTACAAAAAAGGCACGAATCCAAAAATTGATAAAGCAATAGAATTAATTGATGAAATAAACAAATTTTTAAGACAATCCGTTGATGAGAAAATGAGCTTTGAAGATACTGTTGAGTATTTAATTTCAATTGCAAATAAAATCTAA
- a CDS encoding FliH/SctL family protein codes for MLYLIKTIIQKFLEKEIDVGVTKRKLEKVLMHIIGMKNVKLYLNSEDIKLLDEETLNHLRYRGIEIIEDNNVHSGVIAETESGTINTSLNFQIKLINEIIDEVLNNE; via the coding sequence ATGTTATATTTAATAAAAACAATAATTCAAAAATTTTTAGAAAAAGAAATAGACGTAGGGGTAACAAAAAGAAAACTTGAAAAAGTTTTAATGCATATTATAGGAATGAAAAACGTAAAGCTTTACCTAAATTCGGAAGATATAAAGTTACTTGATGAGGAAACTTTAAACCATTTACGTTACAGAGGAATAGAAATAATAGAAGACAATAATGTTCATTCAGGCGTTATAGCTGAAACAGAAAGTGGCACTATTAACACAAGCCTGAATTTTCAAATAAAGTTAATTAATGAAATAATTGATGAGGTACTAAACAATGAATAG